The sequence TCAACCATTCCGTCTAAAGCCTTGTAAGAATTGTCAGGATGCTCAATGCGTACAATTTCAACTTTATCAAATTGATGTAAACGATTTAGCCCTCTAACATGTGCTCCGTAAGAACCTGCTTCTCTTCTAAAACAAGGGGTGTAAGCCGTGCAAAGAATTGGTAAATCACTTTCATTAACTAAGACATCCCTAAATAAATTAGTTACCGGTACTTCTGCAGTCGGAATTAAATAGAGGTTATCTTCCGTTGAATGATACATTTGCCCTTCTTTATCTGGCAATTGACCTGTTCCATAGCCTGACGCTTCATTTATTAAATGAGGTACTTGATATTCTTGATATCCAGCATCGGTATTTTTATCTAAGAAATAGGTAATTAACGCACGTTGCAATTTTGCTCCTTTACCTTTATAAACAGGGAATCCTGCACCCGTAATTTTTGCTCCTAAATCAAAATCTATAATGTCATATTTTTTTACCAATTCCCAATGAGGTAAAGCTCCTTCATGTAATTTAGGAATGTCGCCCTCTTCAAATATATTTAAATTTTCTTCAGGTGTTTTTCCTTCAGGAACGATATTCGCAGGTAAGTTAGGCAACTTATAAAGTACATCTTGAAGCTCTAAAGAAGTACTATTTAATAATTCTTTAAGTTCTTCAACTCTCCCTTTTGATTGCGTTACTTTTGCTTTTAGAATTTCAGCTTTCGCTTTTTCTCCACCCTTCATTAAAGCTCCAATATCTTTGGATAACTTATTGGAATCTGCAAGAAGGTTGTCTAATTCAACCTGAGTTGTTCTTCTTTTTTCATCTAATTCTACAACCAAGTTTACCAAGTCTTTAGCATCCATGTTCTTTTTTGCTAATCTCTCGATAACTTCTTCCTTGTTTTCCCTAATGTAAGTTACCTGTAACATAATTTTATTATTTTTTAAAAAGCAAATTTAATGAATTTGTGATTAGTTTTTTAAAATTAAATTAAAAGTTAGATAATAATCTGTAAATTAAATCTTTATAAAAAAAAGATAATTTTTATGCTATAGCACAATGTTATTTTTCTTACTTTTGCATAAATTTTATATAAACTAAAGTGTTAAAACAAAAATTACCTATTATAATTGCGATCAATACAGTAGTATTGGTCTTTTTGTTGTTGTTTGTTTTTTATACTTTCTTTTCGAAGTCAGATTCGGTTTATTATGTGGATAATAGTAAGTTATTCGATGGATTTAGGATGACTAAAGAGATGAAGAAAGAAGGTGAGAAGCAATTTAATAGTAAGAAAGCAACTCTCGATAGCTTATATCTTGAAATTCAGAGGGAAGATTTAAGCGGACAAACTAAGGAGATTTTAATGCAAGAATTTGTTGCAAAGAGAGAGGAGTTTGACTCTTTTAATAAAGTATTTGCGCAAGAAGAATCTAATAAAATTTGGACACGAATTAATAGCTATACACAACAATTTTCAAAAGATAAAAACTATAAACTCATAATAGGTTCTAGTAACCAGGGTGATGTTTTGTATGCTGATAAATCTGTT is a genomic window of Flavobacterium jumunjinense containing:
- the serS gene encoding serine--tRNA ligase; amino-acid sequence: MLQVTYIRENKEEVIERLAKKNMDAKDLVNLVVELDEKRRTTQVELDNLLADSNKLSKDIGALMKGGEKAKAEILKAKVTQSKGRVEELKELLNSTSLELQDVLYKLPNLPANIVPEGKTPEENLNIFEEGDIPKLHEGALPHWELVKKYDIIDFDLGAKITGAGFPVYKGKGAKLQRALITYFLDKNTDAGYQEYQVPHLINEASGYGTGQLPDKEGQMYHSTEDNLYLIPTAEVPVTNLFRDVLVNESDLPILCTAYTPCFRREAGSYGAHVRGLNRLHQFDKVEIVRIEHPDNSYKALDGMVEHVKVILQELKLPYRILRLCGGDMGFASALTYDFEVFSTAQDRWLEISSVSNFETFQSNRLKLRFKDKEGKNQLAHTLNGSSLALPRVLAGILENYQTPEGIVIPEVLRKYTGFDIID
- a CDS encoding OmpH family outer membrane protein, yielding MLKQKLPIIIAINTVVLVFLLLFVFYTFFSKSDSVYYVDNSKLFDGFRMTKEMKKEGEKQFNSKKATLDSLYLEIQREDLSGQTKEILMQEFVAKREEFDSFNKVFAQEESNKIWTRINSYTQQFSKDKNYKLIIGSSNQGDVLYADKSVDVTAELLQYVNKKYEGL